One segment of Toxotes jaculatrix isolate fToxJac2 chromosome 8, fToxJac2.pri, whole genome shotgun sequence DNA contains the following:
- the rusc1 gene encoding RUN and SH3 domain-containing protein 1 isoform X2, with amino-acid sequence MSDTPVSVTVEAPGCTTPYKNIDVMMTYSNSISAIDSLYSETRTNSHTDHNSTKARASKELPPLPTCYLYYPKNCPLHKGAPPRLSPIGALSPPQRPGEPPPGSAGSCLSSPLFPRSHTLPALAAPLYYPNLYPPIPPRAPPLPPKLYQAPPQSRVATVRSVSFAGSVQRGETSWMGEDVKFPMRGLGLSSLCLQEKRALVSAVSVAVEAILAQFSSSRTVVQKALSGDSTINPSLGRLVLQCLCPALHSLLTDGLKPHQSDLIAGRRPNSAWGLVQASTRPGPKTQALFNLQVRVGELPQLRQSKHRFNAFLLGLLNIKFLDFWLSHLQSCSDVLETYYCPTSFMRLSLTTCQPLFEELLLVLQPLSLLTFNLDLLFQHHHLEPDSHSPEIPSPPCQDAGFQLSTKRSQSKITGSRYIESLSEVDFGSPEHQAAKEKSSPLANPKNRGSGESTHVDAAPVKASVTLGQTSPQLLWVQEKEIGELPPPNVEEDSLAQQAGQVIQQGWGAVMRWGGRISQNLAELSLSAGKKEEMKTDLSDLQTQAASDYTPVSSGAQVPWGLGRLFGASKSPNSPTGHTPPTRRPSQWLAPGVTALTRMVSSSSTPMIKRAPEPQGESEPEPEKEVNTLEIKEKPRPLRSVRTLCDHTGTGSELSFRKGEELVVLGGVDQDWICCRQGDKEGLVPIGYTSLIM; translated from the exons atgtcAGATACACCTGTTAGTGTCACCGTGGAGGCACCAGGTTGCACCACTCCGTATAAAAACATTGATGTCATGATGACGTATTCCAACAGTATCAGTGCTATAGACTCGCTGTATTCAGAAACGCGCACAAACTCTCACACAGACCACAATAGCACCAAGGCCAGGGCGTCCAAAGaacttcctcctctccccaccTGTTATCTGTACTACCCAAAGAACTGTCCTCTGCACAAGGGTGCCCCTCCTCGCCTCTCCCCTATCGGagccctctcccctccccagCGCCCCGGTGAGCCCCCTCCAGGCTCGGCAGGCTCCTGCCTCAGCTCCCCGCTTTTCCCCCGCTCGCACACCTTGCCTGCCCTTGCTGCTCCCCTCTACTATCCAAACCTCTACCCTCCTATACCGCCCAGGGCACCCCCCCTACCCCCAAAACTCTACCAGGCTCCTCCGCAGTCACGTGTGGCGA ctgtTCGCAGTGTCTCATTCGCTGGCTCTGTACAGAGGGGAGAGACGTCCTGGATGGGCGAAGATGTGAAGTTTCCAATGAGAGGTCTTGGCCTGTCCTCTCTGTGCCTGCAGGAGAAGAGAG CTCTGGTCAGTGCGGTCAGTGTGGCAGTGGAAGCCATTTTGGCCCAGTTCAGTTCTTCTCGGACTGTAGTTCAGAAG gCCTTATCAGGAGACAGCACTATAAATCCATCTCTGGGCCGTCTGGTGCTGCAGTGCCTCTGCCCCGCCCTGCACAGCTTGCTGACCGATGGCTTAAAACCCCACCAGAGTGACCTGATTGCAGGCAGGAGGCCAAACTCCGCCTGGGGTCTGGTCCAGGCCTCAACCAGGCCAG GTCCTAAAACACAAGCCTTGTTCAACCTACAAGTACGAGTTGGAGAGCTGCCCCAGCTCAGACAGAGCAAACACCGGTTCAATGCATTCCTTCTTGGCCTACTGAA TATCAAGTTTCTTGATTTCTGGCTCTCTCACCTTCAGTCTTGCAGTG aTGTGTTGGAGACATACTACTGTCCCACCTCCTTTATGCGTCTGTCCTTGACAACCTGCCAACCTCTGTTTGAGGAGCTGCTCCTCGTgctgcagcctctcagcctGCTGACCTTCAACCTCGACCTGCTCTTCCAGCACCACCATTTAGAGCCAGATAGTCACAGCCCAGAGATCCCCAGTCCGCCCTGTCAGGATGCAGGGTTCCAGCTGTCAACAAAGAGGTCCCAATCCAAAATCACAGGCAGCAGATATATTGAAAGCCTCTCAGAAGTAGACTTTGGAAGCCCAGAACATCAGGCAGCTAAAGAAAAATCGTCACCATTGGCTAATCCAAAGAACAGGGGATCAGGGGAGTCAACACATGTCGATGCTGCACCCGTAAAGGCTTCGGTCACTCTCGGTCAGACAAGTCCTCAGCTGTTGTGGGTGCAGGAGAAGGAAATTGGAGAGTTACCTCCTCCTAATGTGGAGGAGGACAGCCTCGCTCAGCAGGCAGGACAG gTGATCCAGCAGGGGTGGGGGGCTGTTATGCGCTGGGGAGGACGAATAAGCCAGAACCTGGCTGAACTGAGCCTCTCTGcagggaaaaaagaggaaatgaagacagATTTGTCGGACCTCCAGACCCAGGCAGCGAGTGACTACACTCCAGTCAGCAGTGGTGCTCAGGTTCCCTGGGGTCTGGGTCGGCTGTTTGGAGCCTCTAAAAGCCCAAACAGCCCAACAGGTCACACACCACCAACCAG ACGTCCCTCTCAGTGGTTGGCTCCTGGTGTCACGGCGCTGACCCGAATggtgagcagcagctccacccCGATGATCAAGAGGGCCCCGGAGCCTCAGGGAGAAAgtgagccagagccagagaaagaggTCAACACACTGGAGATAAAGGAAAAACCCCGACCACTCAG GTCAGTACGAACGCTGTGTGACCACACTGGAACGGGCTCGGAGCTCAGTTTCCGCAAAGGGGAAGAACTTGTGGTGTTGGGAGGCGTCGATCAAGACTGGATTTGCTGCCGTCAGGGAGACAAAGAGGGGCTGGTACCCATTGGCTACACATCCCTCATCATGTGA
- the rusc1 gene encoding RUN and SH3 domain-containing protein 1 isoform X1, translating to MSDTPVSVTVEAPGCTTPYKNIDVMMTYSNSISAIDSLYSETRTNSHTDHNSTKARASKELPPLPTCYLYYPKNCPLHKGAPPRLSPIGALSPPQRPGEPPPGSAGSCLSSPLFPRSHTLPALAAPLYYPNLYPPIPPRAPPLPPKLYQAPPQSRVATVRSVSFAGSVQRGETSWMGEDVKFPMRGLGLSSLCLQEKRALVSAVSVAVEAILAQFSSSRTVVQKSLSVNKALSGDSTINPSLGRLVLQCLCPALHSLLTDGLKPHQSDLIAGRRPNSAWGLVQASTRPGPKTQALFNLQVRVGELPQLRQSKHRFNAFLLGLLNIKFLDFWLSHLQSCSDVLETYYCPTSFMRLSLTTCQPLFEELLLVLQPLSLLTFNLDLLFQHHHLEPDSHSPEIPSPPCQDAGFQLSTKRSQSKITGSRYIESLSEVDFGSPEHQAAKEKSSPLANPKNRGSGESTHVDAAPVKASVTLGQTSPQLLWVQEKEIGELPPPNVEEDSLAQQAGQVIQQGWGAVMRWGGRISQNLAELSLSAGKKEEMKTDLSDLQTQAASDYTPVSSGAQVPWGLGRLFGASKSPNSPTGHTPPTRRPSQWLAPGVTALTRMVSSSSTPMIKRAPEPQGESEPEPEKEVNTLEIKEKPRPLRSVRTLCDHTGTGSELSFRKGEELVVLGGVDQDWICCRQGDKEGLVPIGYTSLIM from the exons atgtcAGATACACCTGTTAGTGTCACCGTGGAGGCACCAGGTTGCACCACTCCGTATAAAAACATTGATGTCATGATGACGTATTCCAACAGTATCAGTGCTATAGACTCGCTGTATTCAGAAACGCGCACAAACTCTCACACAGACCACAATAGCACCAAGGCCAGGGCGTCCAAAGaacttcctcctctccccaccTGTTATCTGTACTACCCAAAGAACTGTCCTCTGCACAAGGGTGCCCCTCCTCGCCTCTCCCCTATCGGagccctctcccctccccagCGCCCCGGTGAGCCCCCTCCAGGCTCGGCAGGCTCCTGCCTCAGCTCCCCGCTTTTCCCCCGCTCGCACACCTTGCCTGCCCTTGCTGCTCCCCTCTACTATCCAAACCTCTACCCTCCTATACCGCCCAGGGCACCCCCCCTACCCCCAAAACTCTACCAGGCTCCTCCGCAGTCACGTGTGGCGA ctgtTCGCAGTGTCTCATTCGCTGGCTCTGTACAGAGGGGAGAGACGTCCTGGATGGGCGAAGATGTGAAGTTTCCAATGAGAGGTCTTGGCCTGTCCTCTCTGTGCCTGCAGGAGAAGAGAG CTCTGGTCAGTGCGGTCAGTGTGGCAGTGGAAGCCATTTTGGCCCAGTTCAGTTCTTCTCGGACTGTAGTTCAGAAG TCTCTCTCAGTTAACAAG gCCTTATCAGGAGACAGCACTATAAATCCATCTCTGGGCCGTCTGGTGCTGCAGTGCCTCTGCCCCGCCCTGCACAGCTTGCTGACCGATGGCTTAAAACCCCACCAGAGTGACCTGATTGCAGGCAGGAGGCCAAACTCCGCCTGGGGTCTGGTCCAGGCCTCAACCAGGCCAG GTCCTAAAACACAAGCCTTGTTCAACCTACAAGTACGAGTTGGAGAGCTGCCCCAGCTCAGACAGAGCAAACACCGGTTCAATGCATTCCTTCTTGGCCTACTGAA TATCAAGTTTCTTGATTTCTGGCTCTCTCACCTTCAGTCTTGCAGTG aTGTGTTGGAGACATACTACTGTCCCACCTCCTTTATGCGTCTGTCCTTGACAACCTGCCAACCTCTGTTTGAGGAGCTGCTCCTCGTgctgcagcctctcagcctGCTGACCTTCAACCTCGACCTGCTCTTCCAGCACCACCATTTAGAGCCAGATAGTCACAGCCCAGAGATCCCCAGTCCGCCCTGTCAGGATGCAGGGTTCCAGCTGTCAACAAAGAGGTCCCAATCCAAAATCACAGGCAGCAGATATATTGAAAGCCTCTCAGAAGTAGACTTTGGAAGCCCAGAACATCAGGCAGCTAAAGAAAAATCGTCACCATTGGCTAATCCAAAGAACAGGGGATCAGGGGAGTCAACACATGTCGATGCTGCACCCGTAAAGGCTTCGGTCACTCTCGGTCAGACAAGTCCTCAGCTGTTGTGGGTGCAGGAGAAGGAAATTGGAGAGTTACCTCCTCCTAATGTGGAGGAGGACAGCCTCGCTCAGCAGGCAGGACAG gTGATCCAGCAGGGGTGGGGGGCTGTTATGCGCTGGGGAGGACGAATAAGCCAGAACCTGGCTGAACTGAGCCTCTCTGcagggaaaaaagaggaaatgaagacagATTTGTCGGACCTCCAGACCCAGGCAGCGAGTGACTACACTCCAGTCAGCAGTGGTGCTCAGGTTCCCTGGGGTCTGGGTCGGCTGTTTGGAGCCTCTAAAAGCCCAAACAGCCCAACAGGTCACACACCACCAACCAG ACGTCCCTCTCAGTGGTTGGCTCCTGGTGTCACGGCGCTGACCCGAATggtgagcagcagctccacccCGATGATCAAGAGGGCCCCGGAGCCTCAGGGAGAAAgtgagccagagccagagaaagaggTCAACACACTGGAGATAAAGGAAAAACCCCGACCACTCAG GTCAGTACGAACGCTGTGTGACCACACTGGAACGGGCTCGGAGCTCAGTTTCCGCAAAGGGGAAGAACTTGTGGTGTTGGGAGGCGTCGATCAAGACTGGATTTGCTGCCGTCAGGGAGACAAAGAGGGGCTGGTACCCATTGGCTACACATCCCTCATCATGTGA